From a single Diachasmimorpha longicaudata isolate KC_UGA_2023 chromosome 13, iyDiaLong2, whole genome shotgun sequence genomic region:
- the LOC135168871 gene encoding sperm-associated antigen 7 homolog, protein MDLLGSILNSMDKPPTVSDKQKALIKKQREEHEKRQKAEADRLKKFREQVEHKINKFLKDENLKEYKFAPMEKVYRTIVHDVAEVASVWAYSFGEEGIDRHIMLFKREHAPSEDQLNALRRGEEWNDEIAKQLQIDRERQAKEDAEYAKSRKRKDNFVPNSNYKDKYEHLIGKESALEAARKTESSSSYGFVPSENKKDQRSIEQTLADIRAKRRRIEAENQFQTETKEEAD, encoded by the exons ATGGATTTACTCGGTTCTATACTTAATTCCATGGATAAACCTCCCACTGTCAGTGACAAGCAAAAGGCGTTGATAAAAA AGCAACGCGAGGAACACGAGAAACGCCAGAAAGCAGAGGCCGATAGGTTGAAGAAATTCCGTGAACAG GTTGAACACAAGATTAATAAATTTCTAAAGGATGAGAATCTCAAGGAGTATAAATTTGCTCCAATGGAAAAGGTTTACCGTACAATTGT ACATGATGTTGCTGAAGTTGCTAGTGTGTGGGCGTACTCCTTCGGTGAGGAGGGTATCGACAGGCACATCATGCTTTTTAAAAGAGAACATGCCCCCTCAGAAGACCAACTGAACGCACTCCGCAGAGGTGAGGAATGGAACGACGAAATTGCCAAGCAATTACAGATAGACAGAGAACGACAAGCCAAGGAGGATGCTGAATACGCAAAAAGTCGCAAACGAAAGGACAATTTCGTACCAAATTCCAATTACAAAGACAAATATGAACATTTGATTGGAAAGGAATCAGCACTTGAGGCTGCGAGAAAGACTGAATCAAGCAGTAGCTACGGCTTTG TCCCCAGTGAGAACAAAAAAGACCAGCGAAGTATAGAGCAGACTCTGGCTGACATCAGAGCAAAGAGGAGAAGAATCGAAGCTGAGAATCAGTTCCAGACGGAAACGAAGGAAGAGGCTGACTAA
- the Exo84 gene encoding exocyst complex component 8, which yields MTDSLARSFASEEFNPDKFVKELSAQCVGADELRKQRARIQELADDTSAQLKRNVYQNYMQFIETAKEISHLESEMYQLSQLLGEQRSLLSTVGSSRTTGPIFDEALESQQVNDNDNTHMSKEEEQKQKLVQLLENVEGAMSLVETPGRICLHEGSLLELDPLDGTPLKRIHAYLFNDVLMIASWLATGGRRGPPRYKMQAVYNLQSLAIVNVRDLGSVKLAFKLLAFPDTRVFQCPTATSKKEWLDKCEQTKRARLNQENAQPSDSNAQEPPKDSTIVPSRSLSLDSNTPMDDGDESESLEPLPEWLLEVTEDLDSCMAQRHFEEAYALLEKAKNYLKDAQQTLSLTDIKTKVEDRGGRLVDILTRELELSAEAKSLQGGGLRSARRAVRLLIQLDRSAQACQLYLQLCNAALKARLKRVKREGATTPYVKQLSAIAFSNIVEMAREFLKLFPESTNCTSSLVVWCSQEVKHLTSHLIKQLFIPQVILGTLVECIGTMRAHCDQLTQLGMDLRYQLDGQLRIPLVRALQDAGEKYLDAVKVRAGEDTWRPSNLQNPQNLHKLMTELYDQGIPVPKGCLTGDCWISLTSNTIAFARLYVGLLEDCLSVATPELIYTIDNVLALVMKAQVQHLVASLNNINLKQERKLVQDNAVYVRDIIIERGLELYKSTTGKEFSKFIELKQQIVFDPVPASKPKPAPRTSVQKYSATEYL from the exons ATGACCGATTCATTAGCCAGAAGTTTTGCTTCTGAAGAGTTCAATCCTGACAAATTTGTCAAAGAACTCAGTGCTCAGTGTGTGGGGGCTGATGAGCTTCGCAAGCAACGAGCAAGGATCCAGGAATTAGCTGATGACACGTCAGCCCAGCTCAAGCGAAATGTCTACCAGAATTACATGCAGTTTATCGAGACTGCCAAGGAGATATCCCATCTCGAGAGTGAGATGTACCAGTTGTCGCAGCTTCTTGGGGAGCAGAGATCCCTCCTGAGCACCGTGGGCTCCAGTAGAACCACTGGACCAATTTTCGATGAGGCTCTGGAGTCCCAGCAGGTGAATGACAACGACAACACTCACATGTCAAAGGAGGAAGAACAGAAACAGAAGCTTGTGCAACTTCTGGAGAACGTTGAGGGTGCGATGAGCCTAGTGGAGACCCCAGGACGGATCTGCCTCCATGAGGGCTCCCTCCTAGAGCTTGATCCCCTTGATGGCACACCTCTGAAGCGAATCCACGCGTatcttttcaatgatgtcCTCATGATCGCCTCGTGGCTAGCGACAGGAGGTCGTCGAGGACCCCCTCGGTACAAGATGCAAGCTGTCTACAATCTTCAGAGTCTTGCGATCGTCAACGTTCGAGATCTGGGTTCTGTTAAACTTGCCTTCAAGCTCCTCGCCTTTCCTGACACTCGTGTCTTTCAGTGTCCCACTGCCACCAGCAAGAAGGAGTGGCTGGACAAATGTGAACAGACTAAACGAGCTCGTTTGAATCAGGAGAACGCACAACCATCAGACTCTAATGCACAAGAACCCCCTAAGGACTCTACGATAGTCCCTTCGAGATCACTCTCTTTGGACTCTAATACTCCTATGGACGATGGGGATGAGTCTGAGAGCCTCGAGCCTCTCCCGGAGTGGCTTCTTGAGGTTACTGAAGATCTGGACTCTTGCATGGCTCAACGACATTTTGAAGAAGCTTATGCTCTCTTGGAAAAAGCGAAAAATTACCTCAAGGATGCACAGCAAACACTTAGCTTGACCGACATCAAGACTAAAGTGGAAGATCGTGGAGGTCGTCTAGTGGATATTCTCACTCGCGAACTAGAACTGAGCGCTGAAGCAAAATCCTTACAAGGAGGGGGCCTCAGATCTGCTCGTCGTGCAGTGAGACTCCTAATCCAACTGGATAGGAGTGCTCAAGCCTGTCAGCTCTACCTCCAGCTCTGCAATGCTGCCTTAAAAGCCAGACTGAAGCGTGTGAAACGAGAGGGGGCAACGACCCCCTACGTCAAGCAGCTCAGTGCAATAGCATTCAGTAACATCGTGGAAATGGCGAGGGAATTTCTCAAACTCTTCCCAGAGTCCACCAACTGCACATCAAGCCTCGTCGTCTGGTGCAGTCAGGAGGTCAAACATTTGACTTCGCACTTGATTAAACAACTGTTCATTCCACAAGTAATTCTCGGGACTCTGGTGGAGTGCATTGGGACTATGAGGGCCCACTGTGATCAGCTGACTCAGCTGGGCATGGATCTGAGGTATCAGCTGGACGGACAGCTGAGGATTCCCCTGGTCAGAGCTTTACAAGACGCTGGTGAGAAGTACCTCGATGCTGTCAAAGTTAGGGCTGGCGAGGATACCTGGAGACCTTCGAATCTTCAGAATCCCCAAAATCTTCATAAACTGATGACTGAGCTTTACGATCAGGGTATTCCTGTTCCCAAGGGGTGTCTCACTGGCGACTGTTGGATATCACTGACCAGCAACACCATCGCCTTTGCCAGATTGTACGTGGGATTATTGGAGGATTGCCTCAGTGTTGCCACTCCAGAGTTGATTTATACTATTGATAATGTTCTTGCTCTGGTCATGAAGGCTCAGGTGCAACATCTGGTTGCTTCGTTAAATAATATTAACTTGAAGCAGGAG AGAAAATTAGTCCAGGACAACGCAGTTTATGTTCGTGATATTATTATCGAACGGGGTTTGGAGCTCTACAAGAGTACAACAGGGAAGGAATTTAGCAAATTTATCGAACTTAAACAACAGATCGTATTCGATCCAGTTCCTGCTAGTAAGCCGAAGCCAGCGCCGAGGACTTCAgttcaaaaatattcagctACCGAATACTTGTGA